One segment of Schistocerca nitens isolate TAMUIC-IGC-003100 chromosome 3, iqSchNite1.1, whole genome shotgun sequence DNA contains the following:
- the LOC126248433 gene encoding beta-1,4-glucuronyltransferase 1: protein MYARRTWLLRLSVCLNVVVLLYACSYLATSRNGVDFVEETVSGRSLAALDTAQLPVSSAADATSRPPPNEPQPPLSAMASSGAGPSNATRKPNSGATVDPPASNPEHVTEREKTLSEVIKCYDRTSEPRMAQRGDFWVLYNYVRADRTFHCWESITYTTHADYTFLDNLKPLLERWRGPVSLSVHAPGTDFKPTLEAIRWARDCLSPLVAEYVTFHVFFSSRHIPKELPRSADASAKGLSDCNKPAPWVNVSAASLYKTRSRILYPVNVGRNAARESATTHYVLPSDIELYPSPGVIPDFLEMIRRQDKPLLRPNPKVFPLSIFELEKGATLPENKEQLVKMLKNGTAIPFHKKLCPGCHNVPKSKEWLAANITKGLHVFHIGKRIGYHVHWEPIFIGTHQDPLYDERLSWEGKSDKMPQGYALCVLDYEFQILDNAFLVHKPGIKVLKKDPQRAMFAAKTNALIKKVIFPELKVLYGVRKGCAV, encoded by the exons ATGTACGCCCGGAGGACGTGGCTGCTGCGGCTGAGCGTGTGCCTGAACGTGGTGGTCCTGCTGTACGCCTGCTCGTACCTCGCCACCTCTCGCAATGGTGTCGACTTCGTGGAGGAGACGGTGTCCGGCCGCAGCCTGGCGGCGCTCGACACGGCGCAGCTACCCGTGTCCAGCGCGGCCGACGCCACGTCGCGCCCGCCGCCCAACGAGCCGCAGCCGCCTCTCAGTGCC ATGGCATCCAGTGGCGCAGGTCCATCGAATGCCACGAGGAAACCGAATAGCGGTGCAACAGTGGACCCACCTGCGTCGAACCCCGAACACGTCACCGAGCGCGAGAAGACGCTGAGCGAAGTGATAAAGTGCTACGATCGCACCAGCGAGCCGCGCATGGCACAGCGAGGCGACTTCTGGGTGCTGTACAATTACGTGCGCGCCGATCGGACGTTCCACTGTTGGGAGTCAATAACGTACACGACACACGCCGATTACACCTTCCTTGATAACCTGAAGCCACTGCTAGAGAGGTGGCGGGGACCTGTGTCACTATCTGTGCACGCGCCGGGCACGGACTTCAAGCCAACGCTGGAAGCGATCCGTTGGGCGCGCGACTGCCTGTCGCCTCTCGTGGCGGAATACGTGACATTCCACGTGTTCTTCAGCTCGCGGCACATTCCCAAGGAGCTGCCGCGCTCCGCCGACGCCTCTGCCAAGGGGCTGTCAGACTGCAACAAGCCCGCACCCTGGGTCAACGTGTCTGCGGCGTCGCTGTACAAGACGCGCAGCCGCATCTTGTATCCTGTCAACGTGGGCAGGAACGCCGCGCGCGAGTCTGCCACTACCCATTACGTACTGCCGTCGGATATCGAACTCTACCCTAGTCCTGGTGTCATTCCAGATTTCCTCGAGATGATCCGTCGGCAGGATAAACCTCTACTACGACCAAATCCGAAAGTATTTCCACTCTCCATCTTCGAACTGGAGAAGGGTGCAACGCTTCCCGAAAATAAGGAGCAGTTG GTAAAGATGCTGAAGAATGGGACAGCAATTCCATTCCATAAGAAACTGTGTCCAGGATGTCACAATGTGCCAAAATCCAAAGAATGGCTAGCTGCCAACATCACGAAAGGGCTTCATGTCTTTCATATTGGGAAACGCATAGGCTACCATGTACACTGGGAACCAATTTTCATTGGTACGCATCAGGATCCGCTGTATGATGAGCGCCTTAGCTGGGAAGGAAAGAGTGATAAAATGCCACAG GGATATGCTCTCTGTGTCTTGGATTATGAGTTTCAAATTCTGGACAATGCTTTTTTGGTGCATAAGCCTGGAATAAAAGTATTGAAGAAAGATCCACAGAGGGCAATGTTCGCAGCAAAAACCAATGCTCTCATCAAGAAAGTTATCTTTCCTGAACTGAAGGTACTATATGGTGTTAGAAAAGGTTGTGCTGTGTAA